A DNA window from Ficedula albicollis isolate OC2 chromosome 1, FicAlb1.5, whole genome shotgun sequence contains the following coding sequences:
- the FAM46C gene encoding protein FAM46C, protein MAGKGSSRADSMSCSVLNWEQVSRLHAVLTEMVPIHGRGNFPTLKITLKDIVQTVRSQLSKAGIVVQDVRLNGSAAGHVLVKDNGLGCKDLDLIFQVSLSSEAEFQLVRDIVLRSLLNFLPEGVSKLKISPVTLKEAYIQKLVKVHTETDRWSLISLSNKHGKNIELKFVDCIRRQFEFSVDSFQIILDSLLFYYDYSETPMSEHFHPTVIGESMYGDFEAAFDHLQNKLIATKNPEEIRGGGLLKYSNLLVRDFRPMNKDEIKTLERYMCSRFFIDFPDIQDQQRKLETYLQNHFSKEEKSKYDYLVILHRVVNESTVCLMGYERRQTLNLISLLALKVLAEQNVIPNATNVTCYYQPAPYVSDANFSNYYLASAPVLYSKSYPTSLPCN, encoded by the coding sequence ATGGCAGGCAAAGGAAGTAGCAGAGCAGACTCCATGTCCTGCAGTGTACTGAACTGGGAGCAGGTCAGCCGTCTGCACGCGGTTCTTACAGAGATGGTTCCGATCCACGGGCGGGGGAACTTCCCGACTCTGAAGATAACTCTGAAGGATATTGTTCAGACGGTTCGGAGCCAGCTGAGCAAAGCAGGCATTGTGGTCCAGGATGTCCGTCTGAATGGCTCTGCAGCTGGTCATGTCCTGGTCAAGGATAATGGGTTGGGTTGCAAAGACCTGGATCTCATTTTTCAAGTTTCTCTTTCAAGTGAGGCAGAGTTTCAGTTAGTTCGAGACATAGTCTTGCGATCCCTCTTGAATTTCCTGCCGGAAGGAGTAAGCAAGCTGAAAATCAGTCCTGTTACACTGAAGGAAGCCTACATCCAGAAGCTGGTCAAAGTGCACACGGAGACTGACCGTTGGAGCTTGATATCGCTTTCCAACAAGCATGGCAAAAACATCGAGCTCAAGTTTGTAGACTGCATACGACGGCAGTTTGAGTTCAGTGTGGACTCGTTCCAGATCATTCTGGACTCCCTGCTCTTTTACTATGACTACTCGGAAACCCCCATGTCAGAGCACTTCCATCCGACTGTGATTGGAGAGAGCATGTATGGAGACTTTGAAGCAGCTTTTGATCACCTCCAGAACAAGCTGATAGCTacaaaaaatcctgaagagATCAGAGGTGGTGGACTACTGAAGTATAGTAACCTCTTAGTACGAGACTTCAGGCCCATGAATAAGGACGAGATCAAAACATTGGAGCGCTACATGTGCTCCCGATTCTTCATAGACTTCCCAGACATCCAGGATCAGCAGCGCAAGCTGGAGACCTACCTCCAGAACCACTTCTCCAAAGAAGAGAAGAGCAAGTACGACTACCTCGTGATTCTGCACAGGGTGGTGAATGAGAGCACTGTCTGCCTCATGGGATATGAGCGAAGGCAGACTctcaatttaatttctctgctggCACTCAAGGTACTGGCAGAACAGAATGTCATCCCTAATGCCACTAATGTAACCTGTTACTACCAGCCAGCACCTTATGTCAGTGATGCAAACTTCAGCAACTACTACCTTGCAAGTGCCCCTGTGCTGTACAGCAAGTCCTACCCCACTTCGTTGCCTTGCAATTGA
- the DUSP12 gene encoding dual specificity protein phosphatase 12, whose protein sequence is MRQAVREGCTFRGKKGRVKANIRGCREENRPGTHSRTTITAEIIPPALARETESSAVPGAALPRRLQIGTPRPLTPSRPRRRVNPGFQGQLKLYEAMGCAVDTSSALYKRYRLEMLSERFSEPQDLPREVFAVDPTTICQKLNTEILYRCRKCRRALFRSSSILSHTEGIGLTAFAHKRITNSARLSGNGQEKCTSYFIEPVQWMEPALLGVMEGQLLCPKCMAKLGSFSWRGDQCSCGRWVTPAFQIHKSRVDEVRTLPVGNFQIAKT, encoded by the exons ATGCGGCAAGCGGTTCGGGAAGGCTGTACCTTCCGA GGCAAAAAAGGACGAGTTAAGGCAAACATTcgtggctgcagggaggagaatCGCCCCGGCACGCACAGCCGCACGACGATCACTGCGGAAATCATTCCTCCCGCTCTGGCAAGGGAAACGGAAAGCAGCGCCGTGCCGGGGGCGGCGCTTCCCCGCCGCCTGCAGatcggaa ccccgcgcccccTCACGCCCTCTCGCCCCCGCCGCAGGGTGAACCCGGGCTTCCAGGGGCAGCTGAAGCTCTACGAGGCGATGGGCTGCGCCGTGGACACCAGCAGCGCCCTGTACAAGCGGTACCGGCTGGAGATGCTCAGCGAGAGGTTCTCCG AACCTCAAGACTTGCCCCGAGAAGTCTTTGCAGTTGATCCTACCACTATATGTCAAAAATTGAACACAGAGATTCTTTACAGATGCAGGAAATGCAG ACGCGCTCTGTTCCGTAGCTCCAGCATTTTGTCCCACACGGAAGGAATCGGACTGACAGCATTTGCCCACAAGAGGATAACAAACTCTGCACGGCTTTCTGGGAATGGCCAGGAAAAGTGCACCTCATACTTCATCGAGCCTGTGCAGTGGATGGAACCAGCATTGCTCGGAGTAATGGAAGGACAG CTTCTGTGTCCCAAATGCATGGCAAAGTTGGGCTCCTTCAGCTGGAGAGGGGACCAGTGTTCCTGTGGCCGCTGGGTGACTCCGGCCTTCCAGATCCACAAAAGTAGAGTGGATGAAGTGAGGACGCTGCCAGTTGGTAACTTCCAAATTGCCAAAACCTGA